The Sulfurovum zhangzhouensis genome includes the window GAGAAGTTTGGTGTATGAAAACTCTCCTGACCTGTTGCCTTCACTGTAGTGATCGTACGGCCGTGAAATGAGTGTTCAAGCGTGATCACTTTGTAACGTTTATTTTCAAACTTTGTTCCACCATATTTACGAGCGAGTTTGATCGCTCCTTCGTTCGCTTCTGCCCCCGAATTGGCAAAGAATACTCCCATATCGTATCCACTAAGCTCTACCATCTTCTGTGCCAGTTTTGCCTGAGGTTCTATCACTTGAAGGTTTGAGATATGGATGATATTCTTTGCCTGATTACAGATAGCTTCAACTAATTTCGGATGGTTATGACCTACAGAGTTTACTGCGATACCTGAAGCAAAGTCTATATAATCTTTTCCATTCTCATCATAGAGTGTTGCACCCTGTCCTTTGACAAAGTTTGTATAGTCACGTGAATAAGTTTGAAGCACATACTTTTTGTCTAATTCTTCTAATGTCATTTCCAGTTTTTCCGTTTGATATTTTAATTTCTCATATTATAGCAAAGTTTGCTTCTCTCTTTATGCTTCAGGGCAACGCTTTAATATCTCAAAAAGATTAATCATTTATTGACATTTATCGATATTTATCAATAAAAATCTCCCCGAATGTATGATATGATGCTAGAGAAATTTATAGCAAAAGGCTGATACGTGAAACTTCTGTGGTCTTTTTTGATCTTGACTATTACGCTCTGGTGTATTCCTGTCGATACAAAGCTTTATGAGGGTGAAAATACTCTAATATACTATGATCAGCTCTCACAGAAACTCTTCAATATTACACCGATGGATGATGAAGAGACCGAACGACTCCAAAATGAAAAAGTGCTGCTTGGAAAGCTCAAGTTATTGATCATAAATGAGCCGCAGGTTCAGACTTTTGATGCTTCACTGCTTGAAAAAGAAACCGTAAGTGAAACTGAATTTCTGAAACTATTTGAAATGCTTTCATCAGCAGTGGAACAGAAGAAGAAGCTAGAAGAGATACAGGTATTTACCCAGGAGAGGCTCGGATATCTTAAAAAATCCATTGAGTCTGTCACAGACCCCCAGTATAAAAACCTCCAGCTTTACCAGCTTCAGTTTGCATACTATAAGCTCAAACACCGCCATGACGAACTGACTGTAAAAAGCCTGACTCCATTTATAGAAGAGGGAGAGAATACCCTCTCGTTACTGATAACAAAAGTCAAGTTTGACATCAAAAAGATACAGAGTAATGTTGACAAAGTTGCAAAGGAGCTTGAAAACATCAACAAAAAGCTGATCGCTGCAAACCTTACCAAGGAACGTGAACTTCTATCCCAGGAACACATCTCTAAAAAACTTTCAGAAAAGATTGAAAAACTGACCAAAGAGAAGGATCACGTCCTACTGAAGCTTGCGGACAAAGAATTTCTTACCGGGTTCTACTATTTTCAAACAAAAGTATTCAAATCAGTCCTACAATCACAAAAAAAGATACACAGTATTCTCTCACAGCTCTCGTATCAAGATACACTACTGGATGCAAAGCTGGAAGAGTTTGAGAGACTGAGCAAAGAGAGCAAAGAGGCGATTAACTATAACGTCCTGTCACTCAGGGAGAATCTACTCTCAAGCTATGAGAAATTCTACGAATCTTTCCAAAAACCTTTTGTTGTGCTAGATGAAACACCGATCAGTTTTCTGAGTATTCTCAAACTGCTTGGGATTCTACTGATAGGATTTATCATTGCCAGAATCTACTTCCGTCTCTTTATCATGCTCCATAAAAAGCGTAAAGAGACCAAAGCTGTCTCCATCAAGATCATTGCAAATCTCGGAGTAACATTGATCCTTTTTGCCGCTTTTGTTATTGCATTGGGAAGCATAGGTCTAAGTATCACACATCTCGCTGTCATTGCAGGTGCACTCTCTATCGGTTTGGGCTTTGCACTCAGAAGCATCGTCTCCAGCATGATTTCAGGAATGGTATTATTGAGTGAAAAATACATCAAAACAGGAGATTATATCACTATCAAAGGAGACCTTACAGGTAAAGTGATGGATATAGGCTACAGAGCGACTCACCTTCGTACAATCGACAATATTGATATCGTTATTCCAAACAGCGAGCTCATTGACAGCCAAGTGATTAACCTGACGATGGAGGACAGGATACGAAGAATCTACGTCCCTTTCAAAGTACCTTATGGAAGCGATATCAAAAAGATTAGTTCACTCATCACCACAGCCGTCATGGAGAGTAAGATCAAACTGATCCGCGATATCCCTCGCAAAAAACCCAATGTATGGATGCAAACAGTCGGCGAAAGCTTTATTGAACTGGAACTACTGGTATGGATCGAAGGGATCAGACCCTCAACCCGTTCCAACCTGCTCATCCTAATCTATGAGACGTTACAGGCTAACGGTATTAATATGCCACTGCCACAGCTGGATGTACATTTGGGAGTACGAAAACCCTCCCAAAGACCGAAAATAGGGAATATGGCATACCATGTCAAATCGTAGGATGGAATAAAACTATAATCTAATCAGTCTTTAATGAACTGTATTTCTATGATCAAGCTCTCTCTATTTTCACCTTTACTTCCTGATAACAAGCACTCTCTCCCTCATCACTGATGATCGATGGTGTCAGGTAGTTAATACCGATCGTATTGTTGGTGATCAGTGCGCAGTCTGCTCTCATATATTCAGAACATTGCACTTCAAAGATATATTCTCCATGCTCAGAACTTACTTTCACCTTCTCACCGTCTTTAAATCCAAGTACCGGATTAAGCTGTATTTTATTGTCTCTAAGGAACTGTGTATTGATGGACTTTTTCGACTTTGGCGAGAGCAGCCAAAGTGTCTCATCTTTTGGTTTGTTCTGACTCTCTTTTCTGTACTTGGTAAAACGTTTTGTATTGACAAAATCATCGTTAAAGTCTTCAATGAACTCAAACTCATCTTCACCATCATCGCCAAAGCCATCACTATAAGGTAACGCTTCATAAGCCGGACTTACCAGTTCACCGTTAAGTTCTTCACATTGTGAGAGCCATGCATTAATATAGTACTCTTCACTCTCAAGTCCACTCAAATCAAATGTATCAAAGAGGTACTTGGTAAAGTCATACTCGCTGATACCGATATCAGACTCCGTGATCTTCTTCATGGCAGTAACATACTGATGACCGTAACTAAGCCTAACATCCTCTTTTTCATAGAATGTTTTAGCAGGGATAACAATACGAGCCATTTTTGATGTCTCATTCTCATGTAGACCAAAGTAGATAAGATTCTCTACACCCTCCAGCTCTTCTACCACCCTGTTTGTATCAGGCATTGAAGCAGCCGGGTTTCCTCCCTGTACCAATACTGTGTCAAAATCACTAAACTCAGTATCTACTTTACTTACACGCTTGCAGGTTGTCTCAAAGGGATTCTTAAATCCCAGCTTACTATCCCCTAGGTAACTTACACCGCACCCTTCACGGCCAAATAACCCTAAAACTGCGGCAAGTGAATCTATTGCATGCAGCGTATAAGAACCAGTCGAGTACTTCTGTACCCCGGCACCGACAAGGAATACCACTTTTCTATCACGCAGATAGTTCAGTACTCGTCCAAAATCTCCAAGATCAAGATCAATATACTTTAAGATCGCCTTGATACGATGCTCTCTTGTATAGTCATAATAGTCTTCGAAGCCAGGTGCAAACTCTTCCATCCATTCTTTATTTTCACTGTCTTCCATAAAGATAAAACGGGATAACATGATCGCAATATAGTAATCTGTACGTGGAGCAACCTGTAAAAAGACATCTGCTTTCTTTGCGATCTCTGTACGTACAGGATCGATCACGATAAGCTTTTTACCCTCAAGGTAAGGCATGAGATGAGAATTGGTCACAGTGAGGTTTCGACCCCAGACAACCACTACTTCAGACTTCTGAATCTGCTCAAGAGGTAGTGTCTTATTGATTCCTCTTCCCTCTTCTATTCCTGCGGCTCCTGCACCGTCACACAGGCTTCCTTTAGTCAGGTAGCCTCCGATCTGTTCCATAAAAAGGTCGGTAACTTCCTGCATAACACCCACATTACCTGAACCTCTCCAAAGCAGACTTTTTTCTTTGTTAAAAGCCTCGGCTACTGCGGCCAATGCCTCCTCCAGACTCACCTCTTTGCCATCTACTCTAGGCTTACTGATACGCTCAGTCTCATCCATATATTTGTTGAGTACTGCACAAAGTGCTCCATTACCGGCAGGATGATTCGCATCACCATGCATCTTACCATCTTCGTAGATGATATTACACGCATCATAACAGTCAAGCCCACATGCGGTCTTCTCTGACATTATTTAAGCTCCACTTTGACGAGCTTGGAGAATGAGCCCTCAGGTGCATCCAAATAGATCTCTGCACGATATGAGGAGATAAACTTCTCATCAGCAACTTTCCATACCTTATCGACTTTATATTCGCTTTTTTCGCCGTCAAGATAAACCGCTTTTTGTTCAATACCTTCCAACTCTTCGGGATCTAAATAGAGTACGAGCTTTGCCCTGCTCGCATCTACTACCTTTGCCAAAGGTGAACCCGGAGTAACATAATCACCTTTACGAACCATAATTTCATACAGATACTTATGGTTCAGAATAATGGATTTTTTTTCGATACTATCTTCCAGCTGGGCAATCTTATACTGCATATCCAAATACTGTGTTTTTGCAGAAGCAAAACTGTAAAAAGCATCATCTTTTTGGGCCGCAGATGCTGTTGACAACTTATTTATGCGATGAAAATATGACTCTTTTCGTTTTAAAGTTTCTTGAAGAATAAGAAGATTTTCATTTGATGTTTTCAAGTTAATTTTATCCAAACGGTCATCCAAATAAATAACACGTTTTTGATCCACTACACTCCCTTCAGCATCAAGGTCAACATCCATTACCAACGCACTAACTGCAGACTTCAATGTGACGGATTCATAAGGCTCTAGTTTTGCATAATGTACTTTTGCAAATACAAATAACGGAAAAATCAATAATAACAGTACTCTCATCTTTATATCTCTTTTTGGGTTGATTATATCGAAATAGCGTTAATTGATAGATGACTAAGAAAATAAAAGGTAAATTTTACCGGGTTGTGTTATCAGGAGTAAAGAAAGTTAAGTTTTTTTATAAAAGTAGAATAAAACGAAAAAATCGTTTTAACCTCTACTTTTATAATTATTGTATTGATATGACTATATAGTTTAATAATTGATTATTTTAACCCTATTAAATAGTATCGTCATCATCCTCTTCATCTACGATACCGTCATTATCGTCGTCATCATCTTCATCATCATCTATTCCGTCATTATCATCGTCATCATCTTCATCATCATCTAAACTATCGTTGTCATCATCCACATCAGCATTATTTGTAATACCATCACCATCTAAATCGTTGATCTCATCTTCATCTTCTTCATCGATAATCCCATCATTATCATCATCTGGATCTTCTGCATCGACAATCCCATCATTATCATCATCATTATCATAGATATCTATTATATCATCACCATCTTTATCCATTGGATCATTCTCAAGCTCAACTGAAAGTAAACCATTTTCTACTTCTAGCTCCAAGACCTGATCCACAACACCATCACCGTCAACATCAATACTAGCATTTCTTTCCATAGCCAAA containing:
- a CDS encoding molybdopterin-dependent oxidoreductase, with protein sequence MSEKTACGLDCYDACNIIYEDGKMHGDANHPAGNGALCAVLNKYMDETERISKPRVDGKEVSLEEALAAVAEAFNKEKSLLWRGSGNVGVMQEVTDLFMEQIGGYLTKGSLCDGAGAAGIEEGRGINKTLPLEQIQKSEVVVVWGRNLTVTNSHLMPYLEGKKLIVIDPVRTEIAKKADVFLQVAPRTDYYIAIMLSRFIFMEDSENKEWMEEFAPGFEDYYDYTREHRIKAILKYIDLDLGDFGRVLNYLRDRKVVFLVGAGVQKYSTGSYTLHAIDSLAAVLGLFGREGCGVSYLGDSKLGFKNPFETTCKRVSKVDTEFSDFDTVLVQGGNPAASMPDTNRVVEELEGVENLIYFGLHENETSKMARIVIPAKTFYEKEDVRLSYGHQYVTAMKKITESDIGISEYDFTKYLFDTFDLSGLESEEYYINAWLSQCEELNGELVSPAYEALPYSDGFGDDGEDEFEFIEDFNDDFVNTKRFTKYRKESQNKPKDETLWLLSPKSKKSINTQFLRDNKIQLNPVLGFKDGEKVKVSSEHGEYIFEVQCSEYMRADCALITNNTIGINYLTPSIISDEGESACYQEVKVKIERA
- a CDS encoding HlyD family efflux transporter periplasmic adaptor subunit, which encodes MRVLLLLIFPLFVFAKVHYAKLEPYESVTLKSAVSALVMDVDLDAEGSVVDQKRVIYLDDRLDKINLKTSNENLLILQETLKRKESYFHRINKLSTASAAQKDDAFYSFASAKTQYLDMQYKIAQLEDSIEKKSIILNHKYLYEIMVRKGDYVTPGSPLAKVVDASRAKLVLYLDPEELEGIEQKAVYLDGEKSEYKVDKVWKVADEKFISSYRAEIYLDAPEGSFSKLVKVELK
- a CDS encoding mechanosensitive ion channel family protein, coding for MKLLWSFLILTITLWCIPVDTKLYEGENTLIYYDQLSQKLFNITPMDDEETERLQNEKVLLGKLKLLIINEPQVQTFDASLLEKETVSETEFLKLFEMLSSAVEQKKKLEEIQVFTQERLGYLKKSIESVTDPQYKNLQLYQLQFAYYKLKHRHDELTVKSLTPFIEEGENTLSLLITKVKFDIKKIQSNVDKVAKELENINKKLIAANLTKERELLSQEHISKKLSEKIEKLTKEKDHVLLKLADKEFLTGFYYFQTKVFKSVLQSQKKIHSILSQLSYQDTLLDAKLEEFERLSKESKEAINYNVLSLRENLLSSYEKFYESFQKPFVVLDETPISFLSILKLLGILLIGFIIARIYFRLFIMLHKKRKETKAVSIKIIANLGVTLILFAAFVIALGSIGLSITHLAVIAGALSIGLGFALRSIVSSMISGMVLLSEKYIKTGDYITIKGDLTGKVMDIGYRATHLRTIDNIDIVIPNSELIDSQVINLTMEDRIRRIYVPFKVPYGSDIKKISSLITTAVMESKIKLIRDIPRKKPNVWMQTVGESFIELELLVWIEGIRPSTRSNLLILIYETLQANGINMPLPQLDVHLGVRKPSQRPKIGNMAYHVKS